In Candidatus Schekmanbacteria bacterium RIFCSPLOWO2_02_FULL_38_14, a single genomic region encodes these proteins:
- a CDS encoding UDP-3-O-(3-hydroxymyristoyl)glucosamine N-acyltransferase, translating to MIKSLGEIGEIVGGKVVGRSDISISGVSGIEEAKEGDITFFVNPKFFPLLYKTHASAILVAKEIPDCNRAMIIVPNPYMAFAKLINLFYVEKRKPVGVDRNTVIGENVRFGKDLSVYPFVVIEDNVEIGDRVTVMPGSFIGRNSKIDEDTIIYPNVSVREGTEIGKRVIIHSGTSVGSDGFGFVQENGKHIKIPQVGSVVIEDDVEIGSNVSIDRATLGKTIIKKGTKIDNLVQIGHNVTIGENNILVSQVGISGSCVIGDNVLLAGQVGIADHVRIGDYVVVGAKSGVGKDIKANSVVSGAPAYPHHKWRRTQVCLPKLPEFFKKLKKLEKKILKLEQKLAIKEKQK from the coding sequence ATGATTAAGAGTCTTGGAGAGATAGGTGAAATTGTTGGAGGGAAAGTAGTCGGCAGGAGTGATATTTCAATTTCAGGCGTTTCAGGGATTGAGGAAGCCAAGGAAGGAGATATTACTTTTTTTGTTAACCCAAAATTTTTTCCTCTGTTATATAAGACTCACGCATCAGCAATACTTGTTGCAAAGGAGATACCTGATTGCAACAGAGCAATGATAATTGTTCCAAACCCGTATATGGCATTTGCAAAGCTTATTAACCTCTTTTATGTTGAAAAAAGAAAGCCCGTTGGTGTTGATAGAAACACTGTTATTGGAGAAAATGTAAGGTTTGGGAAGGACCTGTCAGTTTACCCCTTTGTTGTTATTGAAGATAATGTGGAAATAGGCGACAGGGTAACTGTTATGCCTGGAAGTTTCATAGGCAGAAATTCAAAAATTGATGAGGACACGATCATATATCCAAATGTTTCAGTCAGGGAAGGCACAGAGATAGGAAAAAGAGTGATAATCCACAGCGGGACTTCGGTTGGAAGCGATGGCTTTGGATTTGTACAAGAGAATGGAAAACATATCAAGATTCCACAGGTTGGTTCAGTGGTTATTGAGGATGATGTTGAAATAGGCTCGAATGTGTCTATTGACAGGGCTACTCTTGGAAAAACTATTATCAAGAAAGGGACCAAGATAGACAATCTGGTTCAGATTGGACACAATGTAACAATAGGCGAGAATAACATACTGGTATCTCAGGTTGGAATATCTGGAAGCTGCGTTATAGGGGATAATGTTCTTTTGGCAGGACAGGTTGGTATTGCTGACCATGTCAGGATTGGTGATTATGTGGTAGTTGGTGCAAAATCAGGTGTAGGAAAGGATATAAAAGCTAATTCAGTTGTAAGCGGGGCTCCGGCTTATCCTCACCATAAATGGAGAAGGACTCAGGTGTGCCTTCCGAAACTTCCGGAATTTTTCAAGAAGTTAAAAAAACTTGAAAAGAAAATCTTAAAATTAGAACAGAAATTGGCAATAAAAGAAAAACAAAAATAG
- a CDS encoding outer membrane protein assembly factor BamA: MRYVFYYKEVVFKGIYLLKNFFMLLIVLLTFSVFFADSNAADEDDGREKIFEIKVQGNKKIETSTILSKIESKAGTFLSSEQISKDISAVFDLGFFKDVQVEKEKVQRGVILTYIVSEKPTVKIITVSGNKLIDTEKIKKEITLIVDTILSRKEIDASIKKIRTLYQNEGYYLVEISYTQKPMPKNSVEVVFNITEGNQVTLKKIIIEGNNAFTDKQIKAVMDTKEDWLFAWATSAGDFKEDVFKKDLEKIDSFYQDNGFIEVEIDEPRIELSSDRKNMFLIIPIKEGRQFKVGRIDIRGNTLFSDKEVAGILGFKKGSIFNRGKLENGIIALSDMHAQKGYLFADIIPVRKFPKDLPVINMNITIDKGERYYLGRIEITGNYKTKDKVIRRELNIAEGDPVNSLKLRQSRDDIYALGFFGDIKAKTKRGKGKNRLDLEMNVEEKPTGTLTFGGGFSSAESLVGVISVSEDNLFGRGYRISLSGQFSTRTTQFDLSFTNPWFMDKPISAGFDLFNRRSEDFNDDYTRKETGGRVRFGFRVFERVWAFFSPKYVNESLSNIDIKSSDIIKQFEGSNTTISNLYSFTRDTRNHPLFPTSGTRHEISYEHAGAFLGGDINFYRIIVDSSKYYPMWGDTALLLHGTFGYVDDYNGKSVPVYERFKLGGARTIRGYQNEDIGPADKFENKIGGNKEIVFNAEYIIPILPNQVQLILFFDAGNAVLNSENLLSNVKKSVGVGTRLFLPIGPVRIDIGYKLDKEKGESATQFHFGVGGTFY; encoded by the coding sequence ATGCGCTATGTATTTTATTATAAAGAGGTGGTTTTCAAGGGGATTTATTTATTGAAGAACTTTTTCATGCTTCTGATAGTCCTGTTAACTTTTTCAGTCTTTTTTGCTGATAGCAACGCTGCTGATGAAGATGATGGCAGGGAAAAGATTTTTGAAATTAAGGTTCAGGGAAATAAAAAGATTGAGACCTCAACAATCCTTTCTAAAATAGAATCCAAGGCAGGGACATTTTTATCTTCTGAACAGATAAGCAAGGATATAAGCGCTGTTTTTGACCTTGGTTTTTTTAAAGATGTTCAGGTCGAGAAAGAGAAAGTGCAGCGAGGAGTTATTCTGACCTATATTGTTTCTGAAAAACCAACTGTAAAGATTATAACTGTTAGCGGAAACAAGCTTATTGATACAGAAAAGATAAAGAAAGAAATTACCCTTATAGTTGATACAATTTTGTCAAGAAAAGAGATTGATGCTTCAATTAAAAAAATCAGAACCCTCTATCAGAACGAGGGATATTATCTTGTTGAAATTTCCTATACACAAAAACCCATGCCAAAAAACAGTGTTGAGGTTGTGTTTAATATTACTGAAGGGAATCAGGTAACCCTGAAAAAAATAATAATAGAAGGGAACAATGCCTTTACAGATAAACAGATAAAAGCTGTTATGGATACAAAAGAGGATTGGCTGTTTGCATGGGCGACTTCAGCAGGTGATTTTAAAGAGGATGTTTTTAAAAAGGATCTGGAAAAAATAGATTCTTTCTATCAGGACAATGGTTTCATAGAAGTTGAGATAGATGAGCCAAGGATAGAGCTTTCAAGCGACAGAAAGAATATGTTTCTTATTATCCCCATAAAGGAGGGAAGGCAGTTTAAGGTAGGAAGAATTGACATACGGGGAAATACTTTGTTTTCAGACAAGGAAGTTGCGGGTATTCTTGGATTTAAAAAGGGCTCCATTTTCAACCGTGGCAAACTTGAAAACGGGATTATTGCACTAAGTGATATGCATGCTCAGAAGGGATATCTTTTTGCTGATATTATTCCTGTAAGGAAATTCCCAAAAGACCTTCCTGTTATCAACATGAATATCACCATTGACAAGGGTGAAAGATATTATCTTGGAAGAATTGAAATCACAGGTAATTATAAGACAAAGGATAAAGTGATAAGGCGGGAACTTAATATTGCTGAAGGAGACCCAGTCAACAGCCTGAAGCTGAGGCAAAGCCGAGATGATATTTATGCCCTTGGGTTTTTTGGAGACATTAAGGCTAAAACAAAGAGAGGGAAAGGGAAAAATCGCCTTGACCTTGAAATGAATGTTGAGGAAAAACCAACAGGCACTCTTACATTTGGCGGCGGATTCAGTTCTGCTGAGAGCTTAGTCGGAGTAATAAGTGTTTCTGAAGATAACCTTTTCGGGAGAGGGTACAGAATTTCTCTCAGCGGCCAGTTCAGCACCAGGACAACACAGTTTGACCTGAGCTTCACCAATCCTTGGTTTATGGATAAGCCTATAAGCGCAGGCTTTGACCTTTTTAACAGGAGGTCAGAGGATTTCAATGATGATTACACAAGAAAGGAAACAGGCGGAAGGGTGAGGTTTGGATTTAGGGTCTTTGAAAGAGTATGGGCATTTTTCTCTCCAAAATATGTTAATGAGAGCCTTTCAAACATTGACATAAAATCATCAGACATAATTAAACAGTTCGAGGGAAGCAACACTACAATAAGTAACCTTTACAGTTTTACAAGAGATACAAGAAACCATCCATTATTTCCAACAAGCGGAACAAGGCACGAAATATCCTATGAGCATGCAGGTGCTTTTCTTGGGGGAGACATAAACTTTTACAGGATAATAGTTGACAGCAGCAAGTATTATCCAATGTGGGGTGATACTGCGCTTCTTCTCCACGGCACTTTTGGTTACGTTGATGATTACAATGGAAAAAGTGTTCCTGTCTATGAAAGGTTCAAACTCGGAGGTGCAAGGACTATCAGGGGATACCAGAATGAAGATATAGGACCTGCGGACAAGTTTGAAAATAAAATCGGAGGAAACAAAGAGATTGTATTTAATGCAGAATACATTATTCCAATCCTGCCAAATCAGGTGCAGCTTATATTGTTTTTTGATGCAGGCAATGCAGTCCTGAACAGTGAAAATTTGCTCAGTAATGTGAAAAAAAGCGTGGGAGTAGGTACAAGGCTTTTTCTGCCAATAGGTCCTGTCCGTATAGACATTGGATATAAACTTGACAAAGAGAAGGGGGAATCAGCGACACAATTCCACTTTGGAGTAGGAGGGACATTCTATTAA